One window of Gemmobacter aquarius genomic DNA carries:
- a CDS encoding alpha/beta fold hydrolase — MLRHALVQRPDFQIDPDKVAPVSGAALRYFQCGTGEPVLMIHGTSLSDSLAIPLRLYPPLYDGFEVISYYRAGYNGSTFEGSGVSIEDGARHAVELLDHLKIEKAHLMAFSFGGVIGFEALLKYPDRFASAVLLEPYLPRESEAAIKANTDAYMAAIQLYQAGDKLGAGLRYMELVCGPDFLSAVQMTGPLDVWARAEASMTTTFEVDFSAIAGWDFRPSQADSYAPHKTPVPVLACMGLQSEAAMPGFRETQDFLMRWLPNVERAGIPFATHGMQSMNPIAVGEAAVDFFTRHPIRG, encoded by the coding sequence ATGCTGCGTCACGCGCTCGTGCAGCGGCCGGATTTCCAGATCGATCCTGATAAGGTCGCGCCGGTCAGCGGTGCCGCTTTGCGTTATTTCCAGTGCGGGACGGGGGAACCGGTCCTGATGATCCACGGCACGAGTCTGAGCGATAGTCTTGCGATACCGCTTCGACTGTATCCGCCGCTTTATGACGGCTTCGAAGTCATCAGTTACTACCGCGCGGGTTACAACGGCAGCACCTTTGAAGGGTCTGGTGTGAGCATTGAAGACGGTGCTCGGCATGCGGTCGAACTGTTGGATCACTTGAAGATCGAAAAGGCGCATCTGATGGCCTTTTCCTTTGGTGGCGTGATCGGCTTCGAGGCGCTGTTGAAGTATCCTGACCGATTTGCATCTGCAGTACTGCTCGAGCCGTACCTGCCGCGCGAGAGCGAGGCAGCTATCAAGGCCAATACAGACGCCTACATGGCTGCCATCCAGCTGTATCAGGCGGGCGACAAGCTGGGAGCGGGCTTGCGCTACATGGAATTGGTGTGTGGGCCCGATTTCCTGTCAGCAGTGCAAATGACCGGACCGTTGGACGTATGGGCGCGGGCTGAAGCGTCTATGACCACGACGTTCGAAGTGGATTTTTCAGCGATTGCCGGTTGGGACTTTCGCCCCTCGCAAGCCGACAGCTATGCGCCGCATAAGACGCCGGTTCCGGTTCTGGCCTGCATGGGCTTGCAATCGGAAGCCGCCATGCCCGGTTTTCGGGAGACGCAGGACTTTCTGATGCGCTGGCTTCCGAATGTTGAGCGCGCAGGCATCCCGTTTGCCACGCACGGTATGCAGTCGATGAACCCTATCGCCGTTGGCGAAGCCGCCGTTGATTTTTTCACCCGTCATCCGATCAGGGGCTGA
- a CDS encoding type 1 glutamine amidotransferase domain-containing protein, with translation MSTKRILAVMSEYGYWGIELVGPLRKLEAAGYTFDFVTPKGKRSPCLPPSRDTTYIDPPLGVCVTTPTDKALVDAFEASGALDATLNLSQMFPERPYVSRPDFLRELEAYYEARKAAQAAAIETYDAILLVGGSGPIIDMVNNQRLHDLVLGFHAADKPIGAICYGVATLVFARDFNERKSLLLGKHVTGHCIEYDYHDGTGFMGTDLNMGPPPYCLEYLLADAVGAHGQYHGNFGKGTSVIVDYPFITARSLQCSHEFGDRFVDVLSKGMKRSGW, from the coding sequence ATGAGTACGAAGCGCATTCTCGCGGTAATGTCCGAATATGGTTACTGGGGCATCGAGCTTGTCGGTCCGCTGCGTAAGCTGGAAGCGGCGGGATACACGTTCGATTTCGTGACTCCCAAGGGGAAACGGTCGCCTTGCCTGCCGCCGAGCCGCGACACGACCTATATTGACCCTCCGCTGGGCGTTTGCGTGACCACCCCGACCGACAAGGCGCTGGTGGATGCGTTTGAAGCAAGCGGCGCATTGGACGCCACGCTGAACCTGTCGCAGATGTTCCCCGAACGCCCCTATGTATCGCGTCCTGATTTCCTGCGCGAACTGGAAGCCTATTACGAGGCTCGCAAGGCGGCACAGGCTGCGGCGATCGAGACATATGATGCGATCCTGCTGGTGGGCGGGTCGGGGCCGATCATCGACATGGTGAATAACCAGCGCTTGCACGATCTGGTGTTGGGCTTTCACGCGGCAGACAAACCGATCGGCGCAATTTGCTACGGCGTTGCCACGCTTGTTTTCGCGCGCGATTTCAACGAGCGCAAATCGCTGCTGCTCGGCAAGCATGTGACCGGCCATTGCATCGAGTATGATTATCATGACGGCACCGGCTTTATGGGCACAGACCTGAATATGGGACCGCCGCCGTATTGCCTTGAATACCTGCTGGCAGACGCAGTGGGTGCACATGGTCAGTACCACGGTAATTTCGGGAAAGGCACCTCGGTCATTGTGGATTACCCGTTCATTACGGCCCGCTCGCTGCAATGCTCGCATGAATTTGGCGACCGGTTTGTCGATGTCCTTTCAAAAGGCATGAAGCGGTCGGGTTGGTGA
- a CDS encoding thiamine pyrophosphate-binding protein, which yields MTRTGHYAVLDQLLADGVTKIFGNPGTVEQGLLDALGDRPALNYVLTLQESIAVYAADAYARSTGGLAVAQIHSSPGLGNAIGAMYQAMRGQSPILVLGGDAGIRYQAMDAQMAADLVSMARPVTKWATMVTHPGSLLRILRRAIKVALTPPMGPVYVCLPQDILDEIVTETVRPTQVPDTRVAPLASQIALAADMLVAAERPTIYIGDGVARSRAQEQLTRVAELLGAYVWGVDGGDLNMSWRHPLWRGQTGHMFGSHSLPIVQSGDCNLVVGTYMLPEVFPELGDIYAEGAKTIHIDLDANAIGKNHQVDLGLLGDPATALAALADALAERMTPTRAALSQQRMKQGQVRSTQDNESARANATLGDRTIPGGLHFGHFAQELVRLAPQDTIIFDEALTNSPALTAFVQPDVPGQYFQTRGGSLGTALAGGIGLQASAPHKTVFAISGDGGGMYVLQSLWSAARHNMPIKFVICNNRSYRLLQANISQYWAERGITDRPFPISFDLSKPALDFAHIARGFGVQSAQVETGDQIIPAIERALAHPGPFVIDVLLESNVHPELIGVKCGQ from the coding sequence ATGACCCGGACCGGACATTATGCCGTGCTCGACCAGTTATTGGCCGACGGTGTGACAAAGATTTTCGGTAATCCCGGAACCGTCGAGCAGGGTTTGCTCGACGCTTTGGGCGACAGGCCGGCGTTGAATTACGTTTTGACCTTGCAGGAAAGCATCGCCGTATATGCGGCAGATGCCTATGCGCGGTCGACCGGCGGGCTGGCTGTGGCGCAAATCCATTCCAGTCCCGGCTTGGGAAATGCCATCGGTGCCATGTATCAGGCAATGCGCGGCCAAAGCCCGATTCTGGTGTTGGGTGGAGATGCGGGCATTCGCTATCAGGCGATGGACGCGCAGATGGCGGCCGATCTGGTCAGCATGGCGCGGCCCGTTACCAAGTGGGCGACCATGGTAACCCATCCGGGATCGCTGCTGCGCATCCTGCGCCGTGCCATAAAGGTTGCGCTGACGCCGCCCATGGGGCCGGTCTATGTGTGCCTGCCCCAGGATATCCTGGACGAGATCGTCACCGAAACGGTGCGGCCGACGCAGGTGCCGGACACTCGGGTTGCCCCTTTGGCAAGCCAGATTGCACTGGCCGCCGACATGCTGGTCGCGGCAGAGCGGCCGACGATCTATATCGGTGACGGTGTCGCGCGGTCGCGCGCGCAAGAGCAGCTCACGCGGGTGGCAGAATTACTGGGCGCGTATGTCTGGGGTGTGGACGGCGGCGATCTTAACATGTCGTGGCGCCATCCGCTGTGGCGCGGTCAGACAGGACATATGTTCGGGTCGCACAGCTTGCCCATCGTGCAAAGCGGTGACTGCAATCTGGTTGTCGGCACATACATGCTGCCCGAAGTCTTTCCCGAGCTTGGCGACATCTACGCCGAAGGTGCCAAGACCATCCACATCGATCTCGATGCGAATGCCATCGGCAAGAACCATCAGGTCGATCTGGGGCTGTTGGGCGACCCTGCAACGGCTTTGGCAGCCTTGGCCGATGCGCTTGCCGAGCGGATGACGCCGACCCGCGCGGCGCTTTCGCAACAGCGGATGAAACAGGGTCAGGTGCGGTCGACACAAGACAACGAAAGTGCCCGCGCCAATGCGACCCTTGGCGACCGGACAATTCCGGGCGGTCTGCACTTCGGGCATTTCGCGCAGGAACTGGTCCGGCTTGCACCGCAGGATACGATCATTTTCGACGAGGCCCTGACCAATTCACCGGCCCTGACGGCGTTCGTCCAGCCCGATGTTCCCGGACAATACTTTCAGACCCGTGGCGGCTCGCTTGGCACGGCTTTGGCGGGCGGTATCGGTTTGCAGGCGTCGGCACCGCACAAGACCGTCTTTGCCATCTCGGGCGACGGGGGCGGCATGTATGTGCTGCAATCGCTGTGGAGTGCGGCGCGGCACAACATGCCAATCAAGTTTGTTATCTGTAACAACCGGTCTTACCGGCTGTTGCAGGCCAATATCAGCCAATACTGGGCCGAGCGGGGGATCACCGACCGCCCCTTTCCGATCAGCTTCGATCTGTCAAAGCCGGCGCTCGATTTCGCGCATATCGCGCGCGGGTTCGGCGTGCAAAGCGCGCAGGTCGAGACCGGCGACCAGATCATCCCCGCCATCGAACGCGCCCTCGCCCATCCGGGCCCCTTCGTGATCGACGTCTTGCTCGAGTCGAACGTCCATCCCGAACTTATCGGAGTGAAATGCGGACAATGA
- the glgX gene encoding glycogen debranching protein GlgX, with protein MNIVAKKPASKSRRKGTDASGFVTRAGQPHPLGATVYPDGVNFSVFSQHALSMELLFFASEDDLEPMQVIPMTSEANKSFHFWHVFVVGAKPGLHYAYRVAGPDLTDLGMRYDPHKVLIDPYAYGNSMKLWNRGDACVPGDNVASAMRSVVIDPLAYDWQGDQPLNRPMQDTVIYEMHVGGFTRSGTSGVASPGTFRAVIEKIPYLKSLGVTAVELLPVFQFDDTEAREHDGNRLTNFWGYSTMAYFAPHPGYCEEPGEASHLDEFRDMVKALHKAGIEVILDVVFNHTDEGNHQGPTFSFRGFDNLNYYYLVPENQAFYFDYTGCGNTFNCNHPVGSKMIVEALRFWVEHMHVDGFRFDEGSVLSRGPDGAPMQFPPVLWQIELDEVLAKSKVIAEAWDAAGLYQVGHFPGFRWAEWNGLYRDTMRNFVRGEAGIIGHVADRLSGSAELYQANDHLPVNSVNFITAHDGFTMNDLVSYNGKHNDANGEGNRDGVDDNMSWNCGVEGATDDPAVDALREQQIRNFAALLMLSQGVPMFVMGDEVRRSQGGNNNAWCQDNPIGWFDWTLPEKHSGMFRFWQRMIAFRAAHPAVHRSRFFDGKINERGLADISWHGTELNAPGWDDAHARALAWTVADFDGIADIHVMANMYWEPLSFAVPEVQGRKWHHAVDTSKPSPDDIADAGTERPVQSDRVTVNGRSIVVLISK; from the coding sequence ATGAATATCGTTGCCAAAAAACCCGCCTCCAAGTCGCGTCGCAAGGGAACAGATGCTTCCGGCTTTGTGACCCGTGCAGGACAGCCGCACCCGCTGGGTGCTACCGTCTATCCGGACGGCGTGAACTTTTCGGTGTTCTCGCAGCACGCGCTGTCGATGGAACTGCTGTTTTTCGCATCGGAAGACGATCTTGAACCGATGCAGGTTATTCCGATGACCTCTGAAGCCAATAAATCGTTCCACTTCTGGCACGTCTTTGTCGTGGGTGCGAAACCGGGGCTACACTATGCATATCGCGTGGCGGGTCCCGATCTGACCGATCTTGGTATGCGCTATGATCCGCACAAAGTGCTGATCGACCCCTATGCCTATGGCAATTCGATGAAGCTTTGGAACCGTGGCGATGCCTGCGTTCCCGGTGACAACGTGGCAAGCGCGATGCGTTCGGTCGTGATCGATCCGCTGGCTTACGACTGGCAAGGCGACCAGCCGTTGAACCGTCCGATGCAGGACACCGTGATCTACGAGATGCATGTCGGGGGCTTTACCCGTTCGGGGACTTCCGGCGTTGCCAGCCCCGGCACGTTTCGCGCGGTGATCGAAAAGATCCCCTATCTGAAATCGCTGGGCGTTACGGCTGTAGAATTGCTGCCGGTGTTCCAGTTCGACGACACCGAAGCACGCGAACATGACGGCAACAGGCTGACCAACTTTTGGGGCTATTCGACCATGGCCTATTTCGCGCCCCATCCGGGGTATTGCGAAGAGCCGGGCGAGGCGTCGCATCTGGATGAATTCCGCGACATGGTCAAAGCCCTGCACAAGGCGGGGATCGAAGTCATCCTCGATGTGGTCTTCAACCACACCGACGAAGGCAACCATCAAGGCCCGACCTTCAGCTTTCGCGGGTTCGACAACCTGAATTATTATTACCTCGTTCCCGAAAATCAGGCGTTCTATTTCGACTACACGGGCTGCGGAAACACGTTCAACTGCAACCACCCCGTCGGATCGAAGATGATCGTCGAGGCCCTGCGGTTCTGGGTCGAGCATATGCATGTCGATGGCTTCCGCTTCGACGAAGGCTCGGTCCTGTCGCGCGGGCCGGACGGAGCGCCGATGCAGTTTCCGCCGGTGTTGTGGCAGATCGAACTGGACGAGGTTCTGGCCAAGAGCAAGGTCATCGCCGAGGCGTGGGATGCGGCGGGCCTGTATCAGGTTGGCCATTTTCCGGGCTTTCGCTGGGCGGAATGGAACGGGCTTTACCGCGATACGATGCGGAATTTCGTGCGTGGCGAGGCAGGTATCATCGGCCATGTCGCCGACCGTCTGTCGGGCAGTGCCGAACTTTATCAGGCAAACGACCATCTGCCGGTAAACAGCGTCAACTTCATCACCGCCCATGACGGGTTCACGATGAATGACCTTGTCAGCTACAACGGCAAGCACAACGATGCGAACGGCGAAGGCAACCGTGACGGCGTAGACGACAACATGTCGTGGAACTGCGGTGTCGAAGGCGCGACCGACGATCCGGCGGTCGATGCGCTGCGCGAACAACAGATCCGCAACTTTGCGGCCCTGCTGATGCTGTCGCAGGGTGTGCCGATGTTCGTGATGGGCGACGAAGTGCGCCGGTCGCAGGGCGGCAACAACAACGCCTGGTGTCAGGACAATCCTATCGGCTGGTTCGACTGGACGCTGCCCGAAAAGCACAGCGGCATGTTCCGGTTCTGGCAGCGCATGATCGCGTTCCGCGCGGCGCATCCTGCGGTGCATCGCAGCCGCTTCTTCGACGGCAAGATCAACGAGCGCGGCCTTGCCGATATCAGTTGGCACGGCACCGAGTTGAATGCGCCCGGTTGGGATGACGCCCATGCCCGCGCCCTTGCGTGGACCGTTGCGGACTTTGACGGCATCGCTGACATCCACGTCATGGCGAACATGTATTGGGAGCCGCTGAGCTTTGCTGTTCCGGAAGTTCAGGGTCGCAAGTGGCACCATGCCGTCGACACGTCCAAACCCTCGCCGGACGACATCGCCGATGCCGGCACGGAACGCCCTGTCCAGTCCGATCGCGTCACCGTGAACGGTCGCAGCATCGTCGTCCTCATTTCCAAATGA
- a CDS encoding AGE family epimerase/isomerase — protein MNALDFTFSDLIAGYVTRYDAATDRFGLKTSDGREYDIGMTPNTYAEVIRNLGEGFNNASDHMRDMLVPGRFVFAYGVFYPDGPKGSIQFDVKHIVFAGRSETMYDFERPDWWIKQIDQLGKFYINAEFGDGPIDYANYRTNLSSSGAHQQSGRQETDTISRLVYGFSSAYLLTGKDEYLEAAEKGTQYLRDHLRFSDAGEDIVYWYHAVDIKADGKEHKVLASEFGDDYDALPCYEQIYALAGPVQTYRVTGDKAIYDDARRTINLFNRFYKDQSAAGGYYSHIDPITLDAHAEGLGHNRARKNWNSVGDHAPAYLINLWLATGEKSHADFLEYTFDTIAEHFPDYENSPFVQEKFFDDWSKDQSWGWQQNRAVVGHNLKIAWNLMRMNSLKGKESYVALAEKIAALIPEHGADRQRGGWYDVVERVLEPGQKFHRYAWHDRKAWWQQEQGILAYLILNGVLGKEEYLKYAREGSAFYNAWFLDVEEGGIYFNVLANGQPYSLGTERGKGSHSMAGYHSFELCYLAATYTNLLIHKEPMDFHFRPKPGGFADGILRVQPDILPEGSIRIDEVWIDGHAYEDFDAQALTVKLPAGHGDIRVRVRLVPNSVRFDADLLSVKDGIGQIVLSGKMTPLDLKYLDEAVSGAMSQGVTGLAIDATKLESICAEGLRYLIFRKQKAGEDFAVSISGANDTISGAIKASEFDEEITLN, from the coding sequence ATGAACGCCCTTGATTTTACCTTTTCGGACCTCATCGCCGGGTATGTCACCCGCTATGATGCTGCCACCGACCGCTTCGGGCTGAAAACCAGCGACGGTCGAGAATATGACATCGGCATGACGCCGAATACCTATGCCGAGGTGATCCGCAACCTTGGCGAAGGGTTCAACAATGCGTCCGACCACATGCGCGACATGCTGGTTCCCGGTCGTTTCGTGTTCGCTTACGGGGTGTTCTATCCCGATGGACCGAAAGGTTCGATCCAGTTCGACGTTAAGCATATCGTGTTTGCCGGTCGGTCGGAGACGATGTACGATTTTGAACGCCCCGACTGGTGGATCAAGCAGATCGACCAGCTTGGCAAGTTCTACATCAATGCCGAATTCGGTGACGGGCCGATCGACTATGCCAATTACCGCACCAACCTGTCGTCGTCAGGTGCACACCAGCAAAGCGGGCGTCAGGAGACCGACACGATCTCGCGTCTGGTTTACGGGTTCTCGTCGGCCTATCTGCTGACGGGAAAGGACGAGTATCTGGAAGCCGCAGAGAAGGGCACGCAGTATCTGCGCGACCATCTGCGCTTTTCGGATGCGGGCGAGGATATCGTTTATTGGTATCATGCGGTCGACATCAAAGCCGATGGCAAGGAGCACAAGGTGCTCGCCTCGGAATTCGGTGACGATTACGATGCGCTCCCTTGCTACGAGCAGATCTATGCGCTTGCCGGTCCGGTGCAGACCTACCGTGTCACGGGCGACAAGGCGATTTACGATGACGCTCGCCGCACGATCAACCTGTTCAACCGCTTTTACAAAGACCAAAGCGCTGCGGGCGGCTATTACAGCCACATCGACCCGATCACGCTGGACGCCCATGCCGAAGGGCTGGGCCACAACCGTGCACGCAAGAACTGGAATTCGGTTGGCGACCACGCGCCGGCGTATCTGATCAACCTGTGGCTGGCCACGGGCGAGAAGTCGCATGCCGATTTCCTCGAATACACCTTTGACACCATCGCCGAACATTTCCCAGATTACGAAAACAGCCCATTCGTTCAGGAAAAGTTCTTTGACGACTGGTCCAAGGATCAAAGCTGGGGTTGGCAGCAGAACCGTGCGGTCGTCGGGCATAACCTGAAGATCGCGTGGAACCTGATGCGGATGAACAGCCTGAAGGGCAAGGAATCCTACGTCGCCCTGGCCGAGAAGATTGCGGCGCTGATCCCCGAACATGGCGCCGACCGCCAGCGTGGCGGCTGGTATGACGTGGTCGAACGCGTGTTGGAACCGGGTCAAAAATTCCACCGCTATGCATGGCACGACCGCAAGGCGTGGTGGCAGCAAGAGCAGGGTATTCTGGCCTATCTCATCCTGAACGGGGTGCTGGGCAAAGAGGAATACCTGAAATACGCGCGCGAGGGGTCGGCGTTCTACAACGCATGGTTCCTCGACGTGGAAGAGGGCGGAATCTATTTCAACGTGCTTGCGAACGGTCAGCCCTATTCGCTGGGCACCGAGCGCGGCAAAGGCAGCCACTCGATGGCGGGCTATCACTCGTTCGAGTTGTGCTATCTGGCGGCGACCTACACCAACCTCTTGATCCACAAAGAGCCGATGGACTTCCACTTCCGGCCCAAGCCCGGTGGGTTTGCCGACGGCATCCTGCGCGTCCAGCCGGATATCTTGCCGGAAGGGTCGATCCGGATCGACGAAGTCTGGATCGATGGCCACGCTTACGAGGATTTTGACGCGCAGGCGCTTACGGTCAAATTGCCCGCAGGGCACGGCGACATCCGCGTTCGCGTGCGGCTGGTGCCGAATTCGGTGCGGTTCGATGCCGATCTTTTGTCGGTGAAGGACGGGATCGGGCAGATCGTGCTGTCAGGCAAGATGACACCGCTTGATCTCAAGTATCTCGACGAAGCCGTGTCCGGCGCGATGTCGCAAGGTGTGACGGGTCTGGCGATCGATGCGACCAAGCTGGAAAGCATCTGTGCCGAGGGCCTGCGCTACCTGATCTTCCGCAAGCAGAAAGCGGGCGAGGATTTCGCCGTGTCGATCTCGGGTGCGAACGACACGATTTCGGGTGCGATCAAGGCGTCGGAATTCGACGAAGAGATCACGCTGAACTGA
- a CDS encoding DJ-1/PfpI family protein, protein MAAPKIAILIESDFYEHEIWYYHYRFLEAGYDAQFVTRLWGNDAITFKGHEYHAPFECRGDLEKLDDATLDQYAALIVPSGMVSDRLRYTEDLGRIPPASDLLKRAFAKPNLLKGMICHSLWLAAPVVEIVKGRRLTCHPNLHGDALAYGASFVDEDVVVDGDLVTARTGGHAHLLAAKLIQMIEGKG, encoded by the coding sequence ATGGCCGCTCCCAAGATCGCCATCCTGATCGAAAGCGACTTCTACGAACACGAGATCTGGTATTATCACTATCGCTTTCTTGAAGCCGGTTACGACGCGCAATTCGTCACGCGGCTTTGGGGCAACGATGCCATCACTTTTAAGGGGCACGAATACCACGCGCCTTTTGAGTGCCGTGGCGACCTTGAAAAGCTCGATGATGCCACGCTGGACCAATATGCCGCGTTGATCGTGCCGTCGGGCATGGTTTCGGACCGACTGCGCTATACCGAGGATCTTGGCCGTATCCCGCCCGCGTCAGACCTGTTGAAGCGGGCCTTTGCCAAGCCGAACCTGCTTAAGGGGATGATTTGTCACAGCCTGTGGCTTGCGGCTCCGGTTGTCGAGATCGTCAAGGGTCGCCGACTGACCTGCCACCCCAACCTGCACGGCGATGCCTTGGCTTACGGGGCCTCCTTTGTGGACGAGGATGTGGTTGTGGACGGTGATCTGGTGACGGCGCGGACCGGCGGGCATGCGCATCTTCTGGCAGCGAAGCTGATACAGATGATCGAAGGCAAAGGCTGA
- a CDS encoding sugar phosphate nucleotidyltransferase encodes MIGAGPDGLVAVLLAGGRGSRLGDLTARQSKPAVEFTGGRRIVDFVMGNAIQSGIDAMIVCTQWQPDTLVAHLRAHWAAGFARGLVFRDGADVAQSGGYLGTAHAVACNAAELDGAGAREVLVLAADHIYAMDYREMVAVHRAVGLPVTVAALPVAREAARSFGVFETRGPCHAVRFLEKPDDPPAMFGNPDRALISMGIYIFNWAWLRDVIGQDATGSCQVPLDFGNDLLPRAVERGEVGVYCFSTPGVEEPPYWRDVGTVSALTDARADLAGDNPPIPLPVYPVAASGSG; translated from the coding sequence ATGATCGGTGCCGGCCCCGACGGGCTTGTCGCGGTATTGTTGGCGGGGGGACGGGGGTCGCGACTTGGCGATTTGACCGCGCGCCAATCCAAGCCTGCCGTCGAATTTACCGGCGGGCGACGGATCGTCGATTTCGTGATGGGCAATGCCATCCAATCGGGCATCGACGCGATGATCGTCTGCACCCAATGGCAACCCGACACGCTGGTCGCGCATCTGCGTGCGCATTGGGCGGCAGGTTTTGCGCGCGGACTTGTGTTTCGGGACGGAGCGGATGTTGCGCAATCGGGCGGGTATCTGGGCACCGCGCATGCGGTGGCGTGCAATGCGGCCGAATTGGATGGCGCAGGCGCGCGCGAGGTGCTGGTTCTGGCGGCAGACCACATCTACGCGATGGACTACCGCGAGATGGTTGCCGTGCATCGCGCGGTCGGATTGCCGGTGACGGTCGCAGCCCTGCCGGTTGCCCGCGAGGCGGCGCGCAGCTTTGGCGTGTTCGAGACGCGTGGTCCCTGCCATGCGGTGCGGTTTCTGGAAAAGCCCGACGATCCGCCAGCGATGTTCGGCAATCCCGATCGCGCCCTGATCAGCATGGGCATCTATATTTTCAACTGGGCATGGTTGCGCGACGTGATTGGACAGGACGCTACGGGTTCCTGTCAGGTACCGCTGGACTTTGGCAACGACTTGCTGCCGAGGGCGGTCGAGCGGGGCGAAGTCGGGGTGTATTGTTTCAGCACGCCCGGAGTCGAGGAACCGCCCTATTGGCGCGATGTCGGCACGGTTTCTGCCCTGACCGATGCCCGCGCCGATCTGGCGGGGGACAACCCTCCGATACCGCTGCCCGTCTATCCGGTTGCCGCGTCGGGATCGGGCTGA